CGGGCTCGACTGGCTCGACTTTCTTGTTTAACTTTGCGTGCTGGTGGCTCAAGTGAGCGTGTGTTGCGGCGCGTTCTCTGTGGCGCTGGAGGTGAGAGTGAAGCGACGATGGTGCGGCCTGTGCTTGCGAGGAGAGAAGCAGCAGAATTCCAAAGAGGGCAGTGGGCTGCATTATCGTAGGCGGGTTCGCGTGGCGTTTTTAAATTTCTGGACTCGATCTCGAGgtggctggctggctgggCTTGATGAATTCCAGAGCTGAGGTTGGTAAACTCTCGTTCCCTTTGCAGTGTTTTGTATATGTTGGCTGTCTCGAGAGGTCTAGAACGGAACTGGAGGGCGCCGACGGTTTATATCCCAGACTCAACGGTTTTTTCTGCTACCAGACAAATGACGCAGGAAAAAACACCACAAACGTCATCTAACGGTGTCCAAAGTTGGAACAATCACGCCGGCGTCAAACGATGAAAACCCCGCCTTCGATCGGAATGTAGCCCTCCTCCGTCTCGGTGTGTGCCTCCCACCTAGGTCAGAACGATTCAGACCCTGTGATGCTTCAAGCCCGGTGTAACGTGTAAGCCGTGGGGCGCGAGAGCCCCCTTCCAGGGTCTGTCTGAGTCAACCACCCAACCCCTTCCTTCACAACACCACACATAACACCACAGCTGTCATTAATGACCTCTTCAAAATGCCTGTACCCCCCGAGGCCAAGAGAATCGTACAACGCCAGTGCTTCATTCAGTCTTAGGGATTGCCATACCGACTTTTCCATAGGATGCGGAGACTTCGATCGTCAGGCTATGCCCAAATTTTGTGTACGAGTCTGGTTCAAGGGTTACCCGCAGTAGCCGATTATCGTGTCCATCAAACGACACATCATATCTAGATCAATCATGGGAAAATATCAAAACTTGTTCAAGTTGATCATGAAGAAACAGATTATCTGCCGCTTGTCAGCTTACTTCGCTTCTCTTGGGTTGGTTTTGTCTGCCTAAGGGTGATGGAAAAAGGACACAGCAGAAGAGGGGAAAAGTGTCATCTGCAGCGATTAGATAAGAAACTTGCCTATTCAGGCCATCACCTGAACGCTGACTGGGCACGCTCGAATTCCCTCACCTCCTCGCTTGTCAACAAAGCCttgccctcctcctcctcctcgcgcCCTTTCGTTTCACCTCTCCCCTccatcttcttcctcctcttaCCCATCCAtcctttcttctttttaggAAGTTTTCACTTTTTTCTGACTCTGTTTGCCCAGGCTCAGGGTCCTTCCGAGACACCTCCTCTCTTTCAGGCCGATGTAAGTCACTCTCTCCTGCCTCCCAGCCCCCCGCAGACATCCCACTTACACACTTTTGCCAACCCAGACGGCAGACCTGCCACCCCCTTCCCACCCCCTTCTGCACGAAGAGAATACAAACCCTCGCCACCCTCTGGAATTCTTGAACAAAGGCGCACCGCCGAGACCTGTAAACCGTCAGCAATCTTTCCAGGTCTGGACCCTTAATCGTTGATCACCCGGGACGCAAACTACCCGGTCTCTCCACCTACGCACGACCGAAACGGGCCACAACCGTCGAGAAAAGGGAAAAGCCGAACCACATAAACGAGTCAACGAGAAACTTTCATACAAACACCACAATGTCTCACTCCACCGCCGAAAAAGACCCTTCCATCTTCCCCCTCACCGGCGGCTGCGCCTGCGGCAACATCCGATACTCCCTCAATGCCCCGCCCATGGTCGTCCACTGCTGCCACTGCACCTCCTGCCAGCGTGAGACCGGCACCGCCTTCGCCCTCAACGCCGTCGTCGAGGGAGACGAGGTGACCCTCCTCCCGAGCAAGTCCTCCTCGTCCGCCTCGCTGCTGCGGCCGCTGGCGTCGTTCCCGGAGTCTGCCTTTGATGATTGGACTCCCAGGCAGCATCAGCAGTCCAGGCCCGCCGACAATGTTCACGGGACGAGCGAGAACAAGGGCAAGGGCGATGATGATACTGACGATGCCGGCAAACGCCGCGTCCAGGCCGGTATCCCTTCACCCGTGATCCTCCCCGTCCCCGCCGACTCGGGCGCCCCTCAGCACATTGCTCGCTGTCCCGTCTGTCTCACGCCCGTCTGGAGCAACTACGACGGTACAGGCCCCCTGATGAAATTCCTCCGCGTCGGCACCCTCGACGCCCCTGCGCTGCTGGGCGGTCCGGATGTCTACATCTTTATGCGCAGTAAGCTTCCGTTCGTCGAGGTTGCGGACGATGGTAAGCCCCGCTTCGATGAATTCTATCCTACCAAGGAAGGCGTTTGGGGTCCCCAAGGTCTTGCGCGCCGGGAGAAGCTGCTCGTTCGGATTAGAGAGTGGAGGAAGGAGAATGGGCTGGATGGGTAGGGAACGGCGGTCAAAAGTGAGCGATATTTCAGAAATGGCATGTTTTGCTTGAATATTGTTAGAATTTACTCTTGTCTCTTGGTTGCATCCCTGTATTTTCTTTCATGCCGTATGTTTCCTTCTGTCTATATGCCAGTCCTTTTTGCCAGAGAGGGGTGACCGGCCGTATGGGTCCCAAGGTCAACACTAGACCAGCTCGAGGTGCCGATCCAAGTTTCTTGCTTCCTATTCAGACTAGAGCCTCAGTATTGTGTACTATCTGGAGGAAGGGATCGGCGATTTAACCTTGACACAAAGGCAGTTGGATCTAAGGGAGTAACGTGAAACGTTCTCATATACCTAGCTTTAGGACTGACCGGTTCCCTGGGTCGTCTAGACAGCTTTTTCGCGGTCTAGGCCTGGGAATGTCTTAGCTTGCTGCTAAGGCCGAAGCAAAGATCTAGGCTCGGGCCCAGGCTCCCTTCAAGGGTTCAAATTCTACAGCGTTGGGTATTAGATGACCGTTACGCTCCCTTGAAGATGTGCTGCTTTGCGATTTTTGCCCGAGTTATGTGATGAAAGATTTCGGAGGTAACCTGAACTTACGCAACTCTTCTGGCGAGGAGGATAAGGTCCGGAGGATCGGTCATCGAGCTTAAGTTCTCGGAAGTAGCCGTGAATGGGATATTCCGGACGGTGAAGGGGGGGATTTGGAGTTTGTTGAGGTTGCCGACATGGAGATAGGAAGACTCGTGGCCTAGAGCTTCTAAGGAAAGGTAATTCGGAAACTAGTACGAGGCAAGAGTCCGCCACGAGTCCCAAACGTGTCATCGAATTCATGACATGGTCCGGCCTCTACTATGTACCCGGGCTCACGCTACCTTTTCGACAGTGTTCTTGACTGAGTTGATTCCCGTTTCCTGATCGTCAGCAGTAGTGTGCTACCATCTACTGGGGTCGACAGAAGCCTGATCATCACATATTTTGTTCTCGGATATGAGGATCGCTAGCTTGATGTATTGTTATGTATCCATGAATCAATGAAAAATAGAACCTCTTCCCTTCGTCTGGAGCAATAGAGCCGGGAGGATGACGCCGATGCAAGGTGGATGGCGCTAACCGAGCCTCCCCATGACAGCATGCCTACCTGAGGTTGTCAATCTGCCACCCAGGTCCCAAACTTTCATCCGATCAATTCTATCCCCACCCAGCCTGATAAACACCAGAGAAAAAATAACCATATAGGTCTCGTCAATTCCATTTCCGTCACCAGCACAGCGGGCGCACTCTAGGTCGGgggtcaggtcaaactgCGGCGTGGGTGGTGGAGTGGTTTAACGGTCAACGAATTAGTCGCGCCAACCAGCCTtactcgacgacaggctcagcgagttcgaatcccagcatgagcgccaagagatgtagccccTAAATCGGCACCGGGAGggggggtgaactctttttaCTTGCTGTTGTGATTGAGACTAGAATTGAAGGACGATTGTAATTGATGTCAGAGGATCTCATCTTTCGATTTTATACATGCATCTCTCTCTCCTGGGAGTTCGATGCCATGACGGAACTCGTTAATCGACCGAGTCCTTTCAAGCCGCCTGCCTTATCAAAAAGTGCAAAATGGTAGACTACGTCTTGCAAGACGTACATAGGATCTATCACCCGAAGCAGATAGATCCACCTGCCAATGTCGGAGCTCCAAATGATGTTTTTGAGATAGTATCAGATTTATGGGACTTATCTTCTGCCACGGTGTTCAGATGCAAAAGTACCGTGCGAGATTCCTAAGAGCAGACAGTGCCTTGAGATGATCATCTTTGGTACCCAGATACCCCTAGCCATTTGGAGgtgacttaataaacggtaTGAGATAAGTCCATGTGGTCTTGGTTCATAACATAGCAGACCTTGATAAACCGTTCAAAGAGATTTGCGCATCGATACAGAATGAGTGAGATGCAATC
The Colletotrichum lupini chromosome 6, complete sequence DNA segment above includes these coding regions:
- a CDS encoding glutathione-dependent formaldehyde-activating, which produces MSHSTAEKDPSIFPLTGGCACGNIRYSLNAPPMVVHCCHCTSCQRETGTAFALNAVVEGDEVTLLPSKSSSSASLLRPLASFPESAFDDWTPRQHQQSRPADNVHGTSENKGKGDDDTDDAGKRRVQAGIPSPVILPVPADSGAPQHIARCPVCLTPVWSNYDGTGPLMKFLRVGTLDAPALLGGPDVYIFMRSKLPFVEVADDGKPRFDEFYPTKEGVWGPQGLARREKLLVRIREWRKENGLDG